AATACGTGGATGGCGGATTTGCCGCCGGTGTACCCGATGATTCCGCACATGGCGAATGCACTCCCGTCGTGTGATCAAAGCAAGCGCAGGATGCCCAACTCAGCCTGTGGACGCGCGCTCACTTGACCGGCCGGGCGTCGGCCGGCGGATCGATGTTGGTGAAGGTGAGTACGCCGTTCTGATCGTAATATCGGAACATCCGGGTGCCGGGGGTGTAGATCGCGTACTGTTCGTTCCCCCGGACTTTGGTGCTGCCGTAAATTTCCACTATCTTCCGGACATACTTGATGGTTTCCGGAATCCGGGGGATCCGGTTCAGCTTGCGGACCAGATTTTCACCGGCGTTGTACGCCGCCAGGACCAGTTCCAGGTCACCCTCAAACATGTCGATGAGTAAGCGGAGATGGTTGGTGCCGCCGCGGATGTTCTCTTCGGGGTCGAACAGGTCGAAGACGCCGTACCGGCGGGCCGTATCGGGCATCAGCTGCATCAACCCCCGGGCGCCCTTGGGTGAGACCGCCCGCGGGTTGAAGTTGGACTCGACCAGAATCAGCGCCTTGATCAGGTTGAAATCGACCTCCAGCTCGGAGCCGTACTTCTTGATCAACGGGTCGAACTGGTTGAAGCGGCTTTCGTCAAACTGGATCAGGTCCGGGCGATCCTGTTCGCGCTCGATCTCGATTTCCTTGACCGACGTGGCGTCCCCGCTCTTGGGCGCATAGTTGCTGAACACGATGCAGCCGCTGCGGTTGACGTAGGAGTAAAACGTTTCCGCCCGGGCGGTCAGCGGGTGCAGGATCAGGCAAAAAGTTAATAAAAGCAAAGACTTCCGCATCTGGCGGCCCCTCCGGCCGCACCAATTGTAGAGGAGAGGCGCGGGATTGTCAAAAACAAACTGCGGGATCAGGGCTGGCGGCGGCTGATGATGCGCTTGGCTTGGGCGCGAACGGACTCCGGGACGGATTTCTCGATTTGGAGCAGCTTCAGGTCCATGCTTGTCAGCCGGTTGAGCAGGGGCATGGTGACTTCCACGGGGGCCTTCGGGTTGCGGACCAGATAATAGACCACCCGGTAGTTCTTGGTGAGCTCCTTGTTGGTGCCGATGATTCGGAGCACCTCGTGCGACACGTTGCGGAGCTGGGCAAAGATCTCGATCTCGGAATCGGTCAGTTTCGGGCTCGACAGGACCGATGTCGACACCAGCTTGTTCGAGTCGCGGATCAGCAGCGCCCGCTCTTCCCGCCGTCCCAGCAGGGCCAGCTTGACCTTGTCGCTCACCGACAGGGTGGCCATCTTTTGATACAGGGTGAGCTTGTCCTGATCGCCCTCGGCCAACTCCTCGATGTATTCCTGCTCTTCCTTGGAGGGCGCGGTCGGGGCGTCAGCGTCCAGCGATGAAAGTGCCGCCCGTTCCTCCTCGGTGAAGGGGAGGTCCTCGACTTTCGATTCCTCCACCGGCGCGGGCGCCGTGGCCGGCGTCGCCGCCGCAGTCCCGCCGAGAAAGTCGTGTTCGATCTCCTCCAACCGCTGGCGATCACCCGGGCTCAGGTTGGGATTCTGGCGGAGGCTGGCGAGGATTTCGGGGGCTTCGATGAGCCGGACCTGGTTATTGATGAGGAGTTCCGCCAGGGACTGCGAAATGATCGGAGCCAGACCGGTGAGCGTCCGGGTGTCGGTGTTGGGATTCAGGATGATCTTCTCAACGATCAGGGCGTTGCTCCGGAAGCATCCGGCCACCTGGTCGATGGCAAACGGCGTGATCTCCTTGTGCTCCATCAAGGCCGCCATCTCCGCCGGCGAGTAGGCGTGCAGACCCTCCTCGGCAGCCTGCCGGATTTCCGGGTCGCCGTCCTTCAGGAGCGAGGCCTGGGCTTCCAGCAGGATCTCCGGCGGCAGCGGCAGACTGCCGCGGGCGGCGGCGAGCTTGATCATCTTGGGGGCGGCGCCGGAGCGGATGGCGCTCAGCAAGGGGTTGGAGACGGCCATATCAGGGTTCTCCGGGGACCGCAATATGATCCCGCCA
Above is a window of Acidobacteriota bacterium DNA encoding:
- a CDS encoding lytic transglycosylase domain-containing protein, whose translation is MRKSLLLLTFCLILHPLTARAETFYSYVNRSGCIVFSNYAPKSGDATSVKEIEIEREQDRPDLIQFDESRFNQFDPLIKKYGSELEVDFNLIKALILVESNFNPRAVSPKGARGLMQLMPDTARRYGVFDLFDPEENIRGGTNHLRLLIDMFEGDLELVLAAYNAGENLVRKLNRIPRIPETIKYVRKIVEIYGSTKVRGNEQYAIYTPGTRMFRYYDQNGVLTFTNIDPPADARPVK